CCCCCAACCCCTCTCCCGGGGGGAGAGGGGAGCGTCGCGTCCGTATTGGACTGTCGTCCAATACGGAACGATCAATAGGCTTCTGGGCTCCCGCCTCCGCGGGAGGTCGCTTCCGCTACAGCGGGAGGGACGCCAGGGCAATCATCGAAAATGACTTGGCTGCCGGATCACGCAAGTGGCGCGATCGGGTGCTCGCTGTTGGCCCAGCGCGGGACGTAGTCGCGCGCATCACGCATTTCCCGCTCGGCCAAGCGGTACTCGGGGCAGTGCTTCTCGACCAGCGTCCAGAACCGCGCCGAGTGATTCAGGTGCACGGTGTGGCAGAGCTCGTGCACGAGCACGTAGCGCGTGAGGTGGTAGGGCAGGAACAGAAGCGCCGCATTGAGCGAGATCGCGCCTTGCGCCGAGCAGCTGCCCCAGCGCGAGCGCTGGCGGCGGATCGATGCACGGCGATACGACAAGCCCGTGCCGCGGCTCAGCGCGGAAAGCAGCCGCGGCAGATGCAGCTCGGCCTGCACCACCAGGAAGCGGCCGAGCAAGTGACGGCCCAGCGCCTCGTCTTCCACCGGTCCCTGGATGTCGATCAGCCCAGGCCGATGGTAATTGATCGAAAGCCGCCGGGCCGACGTCGCGTGCGCGCGTACTTCCCATTCGAGATCGACGGCGCGAAAGTGGATGCGCTCGGGCAGCTGCCACACGGCCGATGCCAGCAGCTCTTCGCGCTGCGGGCGCACGCGCTCCAGCGCACGCTGAATCCAGGCCGACTTCTCGTTCAGGACTTCGGGCAGCTGCTTGCGATTGAACCAGCGTGGCACCACGATCTCGAGGCCGCGATGCGGGCTGACGCACAAGCGCACGACGCGAGCGCGCGGGCTGACGCGCAAGGTATAGTCGAAAGCGGTTGTATCCGTCATCGTTGTTGGTGATCGTTCGGACAGGCTCGTCTGCGCCGCAAGTTTAGACCAGACTCGCCCATCGCGCGCACGCCATTCCGCGAGCTCGTGAGATCTGCGCTTGCACTGGTGGACCTCGCGAAAATTGATGCGGAATTGAACCACCCGTCCGCGACATCGTCGCGTCCCGCCCGCCCTGCGCGCAAAGCGCTTCGGGCGTTCGTCCGGGCATGGACACACGTTAAGTGTGTCCATGCAGCCGTCCTCACTCTCGACGAGGAGGGGAAGAACATCATTTGTGCGGTAAAGCGGCGGCCGATCCGGCATAGCGCGCCTGCATGTCGTCGAGCATACGCTTCATCGTCTCGCGCAACTGCGCCGGCGCGAGCAATTCCACTTCGGCGCCATGACGCAGCACATCCATCAGCAGCTCGCGCGGATCGCTATAGGGCACCTCGAGCACGAACGAGCCGTCGCGTTCGAACCGGGTGCGCTGTTGTGGGTGCCACTGCTCGGCGCTCACCCAGCGCGCACGGCTGCGCGTGAAGCGAAGCGTGGCCCATGCGACCGCTTCGCCGGAGAAAATGCCATATCCCGTTCCGAGCACCGCGTCGAGACGCTCGTCTGGGATCTCTGCAGCCTGCGCTTCGAGCATGTACGCGTCGCGGATCGCATCGACCGAGAAGCTGCGCAGGTCTGCGCGCAGATGGCAGTAGGCATCCAGATACCAGTTGTCGCGGTAGTGCACGAGCCGCTGCGGCGAGATCTCGCGCTCGGTTTCGTCGCCGCGCCCGCGGGCGTAATAGCGGATCGCGAGCCGGCGGCGCTGGAGAAGCGCCAGGCCCACGCGCTCGAAATGCTCCAGCGTCATCTCGCGTGCCGCCATGCCGAGAATGCGCACGCGCTTTCGCAGCTCGTCTTCGTCGTGTCCCGCGCCCCCCAACGCGGCGCGCAGGCGCTCGGCGACTGCGGACACTCTCGGGGCGATGACGCTTCCAGTGCGCAGGTTCGAAACCAGGTGCTGCAAGGTGAGCAGGGCATGGATCTCGGCGGGACTGAACCACAGGCCGGGAAGCGCGTAGCGCGAGTCACCCGCTTCGGCCGCGAGCCGGTAACCGCCGCGCTCCCGGTCGAATTCGATCGGTGCATGCAAGCGGCTTCGCATGTACTCCAGGTCGCGCTTGAGCGTCGCGCGCGACACTTCCAGGCGTTCAGCGAGCGCTGCGAACGAAACGACTTCGCGCTCACGCAACATGCGGTCGATGATATAGAAGCGTTCGGTGCGGTCCATTGTCTTGACGACTGCAGGGCAAGCCGATGGCGCGGACTATAATCGGCGCATGACCCGGTCGACAACGAGAAAGAAGCTGCCCGCGCCGCGCGGTGCGACGCAGCCGCCGATTTCCCCTTCCAGGAGCGCCGCGGCTTCGCGCTTGCAGGCGCAGACGCGCAAGCAGCTCGGGAAGCACTATCGCGCGAAGTACGGCGTGAAGTGAGCGCGGCACGCTACCGGCACGTGCCGAATCCTGCCCGGCCGCTCCCGGTCGCGGTCTACCGCGACCTCACTCAGCGGGTCGCGGTAGACCGCGGCCTCGCTCAACGGGTCGCGGTTTACCGCGGCCTCGCTCAACGGGTCGCGGTTTACCGCGACCGCGCTCGATGGACGCGCTGAGCCCGCTCGACCTCGCCTACTTCGTCGCCGTGATGGTGCTGTCGTTCTCCGTGCGCGGCAGTGCCGGCTTCGGCGGCTTGAACGCACCGCTGCTGATGGTTGTCATGCCGGCCAAGACCATCGTGCCGGCGCTCGTCATGCTCGGCATCCTGTCGTCGATGGCGATCGTCGTGCGCGACTACC
The Betaproteobacteria bacterium genome window above contains:
- a CDS encoding DUF45 domain-containing protein, translated to MPDRPPLYRTNDVLPLLVESEDGCMDTLNVCPCPDERPKRFARRAGGTRRCRGRVVQFRINFREVHQCKRRSHELAEWRARDGRVWSKLAAQTSLSERSPTTMTDTTAFDYTLRVSPRARVVRLCVSPHRGLEIVVPRWFNRKQLPEVLNEKSAWIQRALERVRPQREELLASAVWQLPERIHFRAVDLEWEVRAHATSARRLSINYHRPGLIDIQGPVEDEALGRHLLGRFLVVQAELHLPRLLSALSRGTGLSYRRASIRRQRSRWGSCSAQGAISLNAALLFLPYHLTRYVLVHELCHTVHLNHSARFWTLVEKHCPEYRLAEREMRDARDYVPRWANSEHPIAPLA
- a CDS encoding WYL domain-containing protein yields the protein MDRTERFYIIDRMLREREVVSFAALAERLEVSRATLKRDLEYMRSRLHAPIEFDRERGGYRLAAEAGDSRYALPGLWFSPAEIHALLTLQHLVSNLRTGSVIAPRVSAVAERLRAALGGAGHDEDELRKRVRILGMAAREMTLEHFERVGLALLQRRRLAIRYYARGRGDETEREISPQRLVHYRDNWYLDAYCHLRADLRSFSVDAIRDAYMLEAQAAEIPDERLDAVLGTGYGIFSGEAVAWATLRFTRSRARWVSAEQWHPQQRTRFERDGSFVLEVPYSDPRELLMDVLRHGAEVELLAPAQLRETMKRMLDDMQARYAGSAAALPHK